Below is a window of Mucilaginibacter ginkgonis DNA.
CTGACTAAGACTTTAAAATTGGAAGCAGGCGTGAAGTTCAGCGATGTAAAGACAGATAATGACCTTGCCGCGCAACGCAACACAGCTTCGGGCTATGTTAATGATGCTACTTTGACCAACCACTTCATTTACCAGGAAAAGATCGATGCCGGTTACGTAAATTTTAGCAAGAGCTTTAAGAATACATCCATCCAGGCTGGTTTACGTGCCGAGTACACTCAATCAATGGGTGACTTAGTAACCACCAACAATGTGGTAAACCGCAGCTATCTGGATCTTTTTCCAAGCTTGTTCGTTAATCAAACCATCGACAAAAACAACGAAATTGGTTTCAATTACAGCCGCCGTATCGATCGCCCGGGGTATGATAATTTGAATCCGTTCATCTTTTACCTGGACCAATACACTTATTCACAAGGCAACCCTTTCTTAAAACCGCAGTATACTAATTCGTTCGAACTGAACTATACTTTTAAGCATACAGTTAATGTGAGCTTAGGTTACAGCAGAACTACCGACGTTATTACCCAGGTGTTATTGACAGATACTGCAAGGAAAGCTACTTTCCAAACTAACCAAAACCTGCGTGTGCAGAACGCATATAACTTTAACGTGAACACGCCGTACACCGTCACCAAATGGTGGACAGGCAATCTTAACTTCACCGCGTTTTACTTAGGCTTTAAATCGGGTTCCGAAGCAACCGGCACTACCCTTTCTAACGGCGTGTTAAATGCCGGTAAAGTTGCTTATCAGGTTAAAGCAACACAGACATTTGCGATCACTAAAACATTTAAAGCCGAAGTTATGGGCGACTACCAGTCACCGCTTATCTATGGTTACTTTTTGGTTCACCCGCAATATGCTATTGATGGCGGCCTGAGCAAATCATTCGCGGATAAAAAACTGAACGTTAAGTTATCTGTGAGCGATATCTTTAATATGCGCACCAATAATGTTACCAGCATAGCACAAGGCAGCACCATAGATATTCATCAGAAAAACGACTCACGTGTGGCCCGCTTAACGCTGACCTACAACTTTGGCAACAGCAAGATCAAAGCCCGCCAGCACGAGACCGGCGCAGACGCCGAAAGAAACCGTGTAAAAACCGGAAACTAATCCCAACCCAATCATAAGCGTAAAGGCCCCGCAAATTTGCGGGGCTTTTTTGCGTTTCAGATGTTGAATTGCTTTTTTATGCTGAATTTAGTTAGGTAACGACTAAACCCAGGCATAAATTAAGCTCCCTCTCATTCGGAGAGATCCCTATAGATGTCGGGAGTAGAGAAGTTCAGCTACTTCCGCTCTCCCTTCATCGTCGAAGCAATCATTAAAGCCTCATAAGCGTTAACGATACCGCCGGATTTGCTTAGCGCGGTAAAATCCACCGTAGTTGTAGTGCCGGGCCTGTTCACCATAAAACCGGTTAAAGGTTTGGCGGATTGGATCAGCACCTGTTTTAACTGGCGGGCGCTCAGGTCGGGGTAATATTCGAGGACAAGCGCCGCCACACCGGCAGTAATGGGTGAGGAAAAACTTGTACCGTCTTCTGTTTCCGTTTCCTTGTTCAGGCCAACGGAAGTAACCTTAACACCGGGCGCGAAAACGTCAACGTTTTTTTTGCCATAATTGCTAAAATCTGCCGCTAAAGACTTATCAGCTTTTGGCCCCGATGCACCAACGTTGATCACATTATCCGCGTCAGTAGAAGAACCATCAAGAAAAGTATCATTCGGAAAGTCTTGTACATCATCAAGGTTCTGGCTGTCATTACCCGACGCGGTTACCAGTAAAACATCATGCGCGGCAGCATATTTAAAGGCGCCGTCTACCCATTCTTTATGCGGCGAAAGCTTTTTGCCGAAGCTCATGTTGATAATTTTAGCTCCATTGTTTACCGCGTAGTAAATGGCGTTGGCTACATCTTTGTCATACTCGTCACCATCGGGCGAAGCGATGATCGGCATTAGGCGCACATTATCGGCTACGCCATTAATGCCGTAGCCATTATTGCGTTTGGCGCCAATGAACCCCGCCACCATATTACCGTGGAAAGACTGGTCAAGCTTAAGAATATTGTTGCCGTAAACTTTACCGTCCTGCACATTAGGGTCATCTCCCACTGTGCTTTTACGAATATCAAGATCGGGGTTGATCGTACTGGTCAATTTGGCCAGGTAATCAGAGTAGTCCTTTAATATCTTGGTACTGGTGGTGTTGCTCCCTAACGCGGTAAACATGCTTATCCAAAGGTATTTTACATCTTTAAGTGTATCGCTTTGCGGTGTCCACCTTTGCACCTCGGTTAATCCAAAACTTTGCGAAGGCTGCAGTTTAAGCGTCTTTTTGATAATGCCGCTGGTTTTTACCATGGCATTCATTATAGGCGTAAGCTGTTTCAGTTCTGTTTGCGCCTTGTTGACAGAAGAGTCGCGCAGGTGCTGCACATGCAGCCAGTAAGCGTATTCCTTTTTATCTGTAGGTGTCTTGTCTGTAAGGGTTTGATACTTTTGTTTCAGGCGCTCATACTCTCTTACTTCTTCCAGGGTTTCTTTACAGTCACACTTAGCACCGGGGCCGCCTATAAAGTTCCAGCCATGTAGGTCATCGGCGTACCCGTTCTTGTCGTCGTCTTTACCGTTGCCGGCTTTCTCATGCGGGTTGGTCCATAATATACCTTGGAAATCTGCCTGCGCTGTATCGATGCCGCTGTCAACTATCGATACCAAAACCGTTTTACTCCTTTTGCCTTTCACAAAGTTGTAGGCTTTGTCGAGGCTTATACCGTAGTAGCCGTCGGCGGTAACATCAAGCGAGAACCAGTTTGTTGGTAAATTTACAGGAGTGGTTTGCTGTGCCGACGCCGTATAAACACAAATGCAAAAACAGAAAGCGGCAGCAATTGCCCGGGGTATTTTGTAGATCATGGATTATGTACGATAGTTATTTACTGCTAAAGATTTCTGAAGTTTAATTCCCCTCTTGAGAGGGGGCGCGGTGGGCTGAGTGATGGCAGGGGTGTGTTTGCTATGTTTCAGATACACACCCCTAACCCCTCCTCGAAAGGGGAATCCTATCTATTACACCTATTTAAATTTCATTTTCGTAATTGTAGAACGTTTAAAGGTCAAATTTTATTCCCTGTGCCAGCGGCAATTGTGCTGAATAGTTTATAGTATTGGTTTGGCGCCGCATGTAAGCTTTCCACGCATCGGACCCCGACTCGCGGCCACCGCCGGTTTCTTTTTCACCGCCGAATGCCCCGCCTATTTCTGCTCCAGAAGTACCAATGTTTACATTGGCTATACCACAATCCGAACCGCGATAGGATAAGAATTGTTCGGCCTCGCGCAAATTATTGGTAATGATGGCAGATGACAACCCTTGCGGAACTGCATTCTGGAGTTCGATAGCTTGATCTATAGTTTCGTATTTTATAAGATATAGTATCGGCGCAAAGGTTTCGTGCTGTACAATCGGGTAATGGTTTTCTACTTCGGCAATGCATGGTTTTACATAGCATCCCGACGCGTATTCATCTCCTGATAAAATGCCGCCATCAACAATAAACTTACCGCCCTGGGCTTTGCACTCATCAATAGATTTCAGGTAGGCATTAACCGCGTCCTTGTCTATCAGCGGCCCCATATGGTTATGCTCATCCAGCGGGTTGCCAATGCGGATCTGCCCGTAGGCGTTTATTAGTTTTTGCCTGAAGGCACCGTAAATACTTTCATGAATAATGAGACGGCGGGTTGTAGTGCAGCGCTGCCCGGCCGTTCCCACCGCGCCAAATACGGCACCCACCAGGGCAATATCCATGTTGGCATCCTTACTAATGATCACTGCGTTGTTTCCGCCTAATTCTAATAAGTATTTTCCTAAACGTTTGGCTACCGTAACCGCTACTTCTTTGCCCATACGCGTGCTGCCGGTTGCAGAGATCAACGCTACGCGGGTATCCGCGGCCATTTGTGCACCTATTTGGCGGTCGCCAATAACTAGGCATGATGTCCCTTCGGCAATTTTATTATCAGCAAATACCTTTTGAATGATCTGCTGGCAAGCCAAAGCCGTTAATGGCGTTTTTTCTGATGGTTTCCAAATGCAGGTATTGCCGCAAACCAAGGCCAGCATGGCGTTCCAGCTCCACACAGCCACCGGGAAAT
It encodes the following:
- the amaB gene encoding L-piperidine-6-carboxylate dehydrogenase, whose amino-acid sequence is MKFDITPVLAHFKINALNPAFSTGSVFGGNSNPVTKEIISPVDGQKIASVNMATGADYDAVADKAVEASKKWRTIPAPKRGEIVRQIGAALRENKDQLGKLVSYEMGKSLQEGWGEVQEMIDICDFAVGISRQLYGSTMHSERPDHRMYDQYHPLGVVGIISAFNFPVAVWSWNAMLALVCGNTCIWKPSEKTPLTALACQQIIQKVFADNKIAEGTSCLVIGDRQIGAQMAADTRVALISATGSTRMGKEVAVTVAKRLGKYLLELGGNNAVIISKDANMDIALVGAVFGAVGTAGQRCTTTRRLIIHESIYGAFRQKLINAYGQIRIGNPLDEHNHMGPLIDKDAVNAYLKSIDECKAQGGKFIVDGGILSGDEYASGCYVKPCIAEVENHYPIVQHETFAPILYLIKYETIDQAIELQNAVPQGLSSAIITNNLREAEQFLSYRGSDCGIANVNIGTSGAEIGGAFGGEKETGGGRESGSDAWKAYMRRQTNTINYSAQLPLAQGIKFDL
- a CDS encoding S8 family serine peptidase → MIYKIPRAIAAAFCFCICVYTASAQQTTPVNLPTNWFSLDVTADGYYGISLDKAYNFVKGKRSKTVLVSIVDSGIDTAQADFQGILWTNPHEKAGNGKDDDKNGYADDLHGWNFIGGPGAKCDCKETLEEVREYERLKQKYQTLTDKTPTDKKEYAYWLHVQHLRDSSVNKAQTELKQLTPIMNAMVKTSGIIKKTLKLQPSQSFGLTEVQRWTPQSDTLKDVKYLWISMFTALGSNTTSTKILKDYSDYLAKLTSTINPDLDIRKSTVGDDPNVQDGKVYGNNILKLDQSFHGNMVAGFIGAKRNNGYGINGVADNVRLMPIIASPDGDEYDKDVANAIYYAVNNGAKIINMSFGKKLSPHKEWVDGAFKYAAAHDVLLVTASGNDSQNLDDVQDFPNDTFLDGSSTDADNVINVGASGPKADKSLAADFSNYGKKNVDVFAPGVKVTSVGLNKETETEDGTSFSSPITAGVAALVLEYYPDLSARQLKQVLIQSAKPLTGFMVNRPGTTTTVDFTALSKSGGIVNAYEALMIASTMKGERK